The window TCGCTCGGGAGCTCCCCTCTCGCAAAAACGCTCTCAAAAGATTCTTGCGCGTTTCGCGCAGCATCTTCCCCGTGATAGAGCGTTACGATTTCTTTCGCAACTTCTTGTTTTATGTTTTTAGGATTCTCTGTCTTCAGGCGCTTCTCAGCATCATGAACGCGCTCAATCGGTGCCGCGGTTGCATAGGTAAAGAGCGGGATGATGGTAGTATCTGGCATTGCCATAATCTTCCCAAACATATCAGAGGCAGAATCTCGGAGTGAAACATATCGCCCCTCGCTCTTGTTCATAATCTTCTTGCCCGTCACCGGATCTTCAAGTAGTTTTGTCGTGATCACAAGCTTGTCTTTGTGTTTCAGTGCTTGGAGGAGCTCCCGGCCCATCATCATATTAAAGAATTGATCATTCCCCCCGACTTCTGCGTCGGTATCGAGCGCCACGGAGTCATACCCTTGCATGAGGGGGTAGAAAAATTCGTGCAGGTGAATGGGGTTGCCCGCCTCAATGCGTCGCTGAAACATGTCTCGAACGATCATCTGTTGCACCGTCACATGGCTCGCAAGTTGAATGACGTCGGTAAATGTCATCGGACCCAGCCAGTCGCTGTTATAAGCAACCTGAAACGAACCTGGGGTAAGTATTTTGTGCACCTGGTCCAAATATGAACCCATGTTTTGTTCTACTTGGGCACGCGTCAGGGCGGCTCGAGCGGCGTCCTTACCTGTCGGATCTCCTATTTGTGCAGTAAAATCCCCTATAAGAAGAACTGCTTTCTGTCCCGCCGCGATCCACTCCCGCAACCAAAGAAGATTTGTCGAGTGCCCGAGATGGATATCGGGTCCCGTAGGATCAATGCCCAAATACACCGTAAGAGGGTGAGAGGACGAGGAAATGCGTCGGATCGCCTCTTCTTTCGAAGGAATTACCGTGTGTACGTAGCGCTCAAAAAGAGCTTCGATATTTGTCATAACAATACCCCATTGTACCATACGCGCGTTTCTTGTGTGCTAGCTCTTTTTATTGTATAGTTTCTCAATGCTTTCTCCCGCCGTGCGGCACGCACTTAACCAAATTCTTTGGCTCTTTGTTTGGATTATAACTCTTGGCATTATTGCCGGGCTTCTTTTTTTTATCTACATTCAGGCGACACTTCCCGATCCTCAGACAATTATCGACCGACGAGTTGATCAGTCAACGAAAATTTACGATCGCACCGGAACCGTTCTCTTGTACGACATTTACAAGGAGGAGCGCCGCACAATCATTCCGTGGGACAAGATTCCACAAAACGTTCGTGATGCAACGGTCGCAACTGAAGACGCAAACTTCTATAACCATCGCGGCATTGATGTAAAAGGCATTCTCCGCGCATTTATCGAAAACCTCAAAGAAGGGCGGCTCTCTCAGGGTGGATCGACGATCACTCAGCAGCTTATCAAAAAGGCTCTCCTCGGAGATCAAAAAACATTCTCTCGCAAGGTTCGGGAAGCCATGCTTGCGCTTGAAATTGAGCGCCAGTTTACAAAAGACCAAATCCTTGAGATGTATCTAAACCAAATCCCGTACGGATCAAATGCTTACGGAATCGAGGCTGCGAGCCAGACGTTTTTTAAAAAGCCGGCAAGCGACCTTACCACAGCGGAAGCGGCGCTATTAGCTGCCCTGCCTCAGTCCCCGTCGCGGCTCTCGCCCTACGGCTCTCGCACGGACGAACTGTATGCTCGCCAAGCGTATATTCTCCGGCGCATGTATGAGCTTTCCTTTTTAACAGATCAAGAGTATGCGAGCGCACAAGCAGAAAAGCTCACCTTCGCTCCAAAGGGAGCAACTATTTCAGCTCCCCACTTCGTTATTATGGCTCGAGAATATGTACTCCAGAAATATGGAGAGGAAACAGCACAAAGTGGCGGTCTAAAAATCATCACTTCCCTTGATGCCACTCTCCAAAAAACAGCCGAGGAGTTGGTTGCCAAGCACGGCGAAGCAAATGAAAAAAAGCATGGGGCAACAAACGCAGCCCTTGTCGCCATCGATCCAAAAACAGGAGATGTCTTAGCGCTTGTCGGTTCAAGAAACTATTTTGACGTAGAACGAGAAGGAAACTTTAATGTGGCAACCGCTCTCCGTCAGCCGGGCTCTGCCTTCAAGCCGTTCGCGTACGCTGCGGCGGTCCAAAAAGGCTACCCCGATGGGACAATTCTCTTTGATGTAAAGACGGAATTCAACCCCCTTTGCAGCGCAGAGGCAACCCAGCGAAAAGACTCTCGCGGAAACGACTGCTACCATCCACAAAACTATGATGGGCGCTATCGCGGTCCGGTTTCTCTACGCCAGTCGCTCGCGCAGTCTCTTAACACTACGTCTGTGAAAACGCTTTACCTCGCGGGGATTCAAGAAACCATTTCTCTTGCAGAGCGTATGGGCATCACCACTCTTCAGGATCGCTCCCGCTTTGGACTCGCCCTAGTACTTGGTGGCGCA of the Candidatus Paceibacterota bacterium genome contains:
- the tyrS gene encoding tyrosine--tRNA ligase; protein product: MTNIEALFERYVHTVIPSKEEAIRRISSSSHPLTVYLGIDPTGPDIHLGHSTNLLWLREWIAAGQKAVLLIGDFTAQIGDPTGKDAARAALTRAQVEQNMGSYLDQVHKILTPGSFQVAYNSDWLGPMTFTDVIQLASHVTVQQMIVRDMFQRRIEAGNPIHLHEFFYPLMQGYDSVALDTDAEVGGNDQFFNMMMGRELLQALKHKDKLVITTKLLEDPVTGKKIMNKSEGRYVSLRDSASDMFGKIMAMPDTTIIPLFTYATAAPIERVHDAEKRLKTENPKNIKQEVAKEIVTLYHGEDAARNAQESFESVFARGELPSDMQEAVAGPEQVLPEALVIWGLAESKAAAKRLIEQGAVRLNGEKITDWAARLDLKSGDVVQVGREFRKIK
- a CDS encoding PBP1A family penicillin-binding protein; its protein translation is MLSPAVRHALNQILWLFVWIITLGIIAGLLFFIYIQATLPDPQTIIDRRVDQSTKIYDRTGTVLLYDIYKEERRTIIPWDKIPQNVRDATVATEDANFYNHRGIDVKGILRAFIENLKEGRLSQGGSTITQQLIKKALLGDQKTFSRKVREAMLALEIERQFTKDQILEMYLNQIPYGSNAYGIEAASQTFFKKPASDLTTAEAALLAALPQSPSRLSPYGSRTDELYARQAYILRRMYELSFLTDQEYASAQAEKLTFAPKGATISAPHFVIMAREYVLQKYGEETAQSGGLKIITSLDATLQKTAEELVAKHGEANEKKHGATNAALVAIDPKTGDVLALVGSRNYFDVEREGNFNVATALRQPGSAFKPFAYAAAVQKGYPDGTILFDVKTEFNPLCSAEATQRKDSRGNDCYHPQNYDGRYRGPVSLRQSLAQSLNTTSVKTLYLAGIQETISLAERMGITTLQDRSRFGLALVLGGAEVRLIDLVSAYGVFANDGLRAPWALINKIERADGSALEERVVQAARALDPQTARMISDILSDNAARAPVFGASSPLVISGRQVAAKTGTTQENRDAWIVGYTPSLVVGAWAGNNNNTPMNRTGTGVGVSAPLWNEFMRSALSGKPAETFIPPDPMSSEKMMLNGLWQSFNTSTGTPEAHSILYYVQKNNPLGPTPTNPEADDQFSNWERAVQLMYPPSPSVL